In the Enterococcus saigonensis genome, one interval contains:
- a CDS encoding DUF3267 domain-containing protein: MKIYRELNLLEDKKVIKKMNIAALILMAICYGVLLLPPFNQNIFQSSPFPVELGAIVISFLAIIVIHEGIHGIFFKIFNLKGKVKFGFKNGMAYATSPGTMYAKWEFFIISCAPFVILTAVLLIIMDNWPYTWLRLLIAAHGGACAGDFYWCYLLITTPKNLLVEDTEVGLTFHKVG, translated from the coding sequence ATGAAAATTTATCGTGAATTAAATCTTTTAGAAGATAAAAAAGTGATCAAAAAAATGAACATAGCTGCTTTAATACTCATGGCAATCTGTTATGGTGTGTTATTGTTGCCGCCATTTAACCAGAATATTTTTCAAAGCAGCCCATTTCCAGTTGAACTTGGTGCAATTGTGATTAGTTTTTTAGCAATTATCGTTATTCATGAAGGCATACATGGCATTTTTTTCAAAATTTTTAATTTAAAAGGTAAAGTGAAATTTGGCTTTAAAAACGGTATGGCGTATGCTACAAGTCCAGGTACAATGTATGCAAAATGGGAATTTTTTATTATTAGTTGTGCGCCTTTTGTAATACTTACGGCAGTACTATTAATAATTATGGATAACTGGCCCTACACATGGTTGCGTTTATTAATTGCAGCCCACGGAGGAGCGTGTGCGGGCGATTTTTATTGGTGTTATTTGCTTATAACGACTCCTAAAAATTTATTGGTAGAAGATACAGAAGTCGGCTTAACCTTTCACAAGGTAGGCTAG